One Archangium violaceum genomic window, GGGCCCTGCTGTCACGGATGACGGAGAAGGACCCGGACACGCGGATGGCGCTCATCCTCGGAGCGGAGTGGCTGGTGGAGGACAAGAAGGAGGCCGCGGCCCAGGCGAGGGCCTCGCTGCCCACACTGGAGAAGCAGCTCTCCGAGGAGAAGAGCCGCACGGAGTATGTGAGGGCGAACGAGGACCTCCGGCGGCTCGTGGCCAGGCTTCAGAGACAGAAGACCTGAGAGGGATTGGACGTCAGGCCCGGCCCACGCGGAACTCCGCCCCCACCTGCTGCAGGGCGGCGGTCTCCGCGGCCATGTCGAAACCGACCGCCGTGGAGAGAGCGGGTAGCTGGGCCAGAACCTCCGCCGATACCACCTCGGGACGTCCGGCGTTGAAAGGAGGCGCGGGAGCGTACTCGAGCAGGAGTTGGATGGACTGGGCGACGACGGGGCCCGCCAGCTCGGCCGCCAGCGTCAGTCCGAAATCGATTCCCGCCGTGACGCCTCCGCCCGTCAGGACATTGCCATCCCGCACCACGCGCCCCGCATCCGGGATGGCACCGAAGAGAGACAACTGCTCGCGCACGGCCCAATGACTCGCGGCTCGCCGGCCCTCGAGCAACCCCGCCGCCGCCAGGATGACCGAGCCCGAGCACACGGACGTGACGAAGCGCGCCGTGGAAGCCAGACGGCGGAT contains:
- a CDS encoding DJ-1/PfpI family protein, which codes for MGPQAVFGMLPGARQIFASMGGQPIREGSLTLDPLTRLEDVERCDVICVPGGPIANVVKDRVFMDAIRRLASTARFVTSVCSGSVILAAAGLLEGRRAASHWAVREQLSLFGAIPDAGRVVRDGNVLTGGGVTAGIDFGLTLAAELAGPVVAQSIQLLLEYAPAPPFNAGRPEVVSAEVLAQLPALSTAVGFDMAAETAALQQVGAEFRVGRA